From a region of the Oryza sativa Japonica Group chromosome 6, ASM3414082v1 genome:
- the LOC112939443 gene encoding uncharacterized protein, protein MAFFGLFVEEPVGGGFNGPAAAYYLKLSCDTCGEPTTRDVCLVPGPDSCTNLPGIKNQWRYTCYPTCPDSGHVVVRKCKVCSALGSVALLPGHGKALTTSSRTMVMMLQSKGYTPTNFAPGSRWVATKVTGYRCELELTADHFKGYDGTITIPSTSTKFSVEKLKRAEVPTSLLGLLPGKRTA, encoded by the exons ATGGCTTTCTTTGGACTTTTCGTTGAGGAGCCAGTGGGTGGAGGTTTCAACGGTCCTGCTGCCGCGTACTACCTGAAG CTTTCTTGTGACACCTGTGGAGAGCCTACCACCAGAGACGTGTGCCTTGTGCCTGGGCCAGATTCGTGCACCAACCTGCCCGGAATCAAGAACCAGTGGAGGTATACTTGCTACCCCACCTGCCCGGATTCAGGACACGTAGTAGTCCGTAAG TGCAAGGTGTGCTCTGCCTTGGGCTCGGTGGCTCTGCTGCCAGGACACGGGAAGGCATTGACTACAAGTTCTAGAACCATGGTAATGATGCTCCAGTCCAAGGGATACACTCCCACCAATTTCGCCCCAGGAAGTAGGTGGGTTGCCACCAAG GTTACTGGGTACCGTTGTGAGCTGGAGTTGACCGCAGACCACTTCAAGGGGTACGATGGTACCATCACCATCCCAAGTACTTCTACCAAATTCTCTGTGGAGAAGCTGAAGAGGGCAGAGGTGCCTACCTCTTTACTAG GTCTGCTCCCTGGGAAGAGGACTGCTTGA
- the LOC4341898 gene encoding cysteine-rich receptor-like protein kinase 44 isoform X1 → MAATAEAARHRVVAAAAALRGERNAMESSSLWGVLGQASNVAQLVGVDALGLVSMVAQAALAARRHRDACRRLGQHAELVGGLLRELELAELMRREATRRPLEQLQGALRRCYALATACQEDGGYLHRLLLGARMADELRAAQHEIDMYIRLIPLIALVDSSSNHRDKAMDGAATAIKYSSNRHIRFPARVSGFTEIHVQGDTKLCNAGEQPLGTVYLQEQKILDIEELVELCTRTEESCPGFSKFDFSQIVHATDNFSENSNIGRGGFATVYKGQLPNGLVVAIKRLDECAVNFDFNNELQLARVQHNNLVKLLGWCIHGKERILVYEFADRGSLQHYIFDKMRKSLLDWPQRVNIIKGVAEGLVYLHKLSMLWIVHRDLKPDNILLDYNMNPKISDFGSSSSLSSEVAEEHTRRVVGTSGFKAPEYASRGVYSVKTDVFSFGVLVLVIISGRKNSILYKQRDAIGDLVRDAWHMWRDGRLHELVDPSLGNVYELDQIIRCTQVALLCTQEDPTVRPTMPDVAAMLSSGSVILLDDPKKPSELSNEVEKGGDETSTCMDQSSQTIDITITSSAPVSTRVRIIIDQEII, encoded by the exons ATGGCGGCAACGGCCGAAGCGGCGAGACATCGGGTAgttgcggccgcggcggcgttgcgcggggAGCGCAACGCCATGGAGAGCAGCAGCCTGTGGGGCGTGCTCGGGCAGGCGTCGAACGTGGCGCAGCTGGTCGGCGTCGACGCGCTCGGGCTGGTCTCCATGGTGGcgcaggcggcgctggcggcgcgccgccaccgGGACGCGTGCCGGCGGCTGGGGCAGCacgcggagctcgtcggcggcctGCTACGGGAGCTGGAGCTCGCCGAGCTGATGCGGCGGGAGGCCACCAGGCGGCCCCTCGAGCAGCTCCAGGGCGCGCTGCGGCGGTGCTACGCGCTCGCCACGGCGTGCCAGGAGGACGGCGGCTACCTCCACCGCCTGCTCCTCGGCGCCCGGATGGCCGACGAGCTCCGCGCCGCGCAGCACGAGATCGACATGTACATCCGCCTCATCCCTCTCATCGCCCTCGTCGACAGCAGCAGCAATCATCGAGACAAG GCTATGGATGGGGCGGCTACTGCAATCAAATACAGTTCAAATCGTCACATCAG GTTTCCAGCAAGAGTTTCGGGGTTCACCGAAATACATGTTCAAGGAGATACTAAACTTTGCAATGCTGGGGAACAACCTTTAG GAACAGTGTACCTGCAAGAACAGAAAATCCTTGACATCGAAGAACTGGTGGAGCTTTGTACTCGTACAGAAGAGAGCTGCCCAGGATTCTCAAAGTTCGACTTCTCTCAGATTGTGCATGCTACAGATAATTTCTCAGAGAATAGCAATATTGGACGGGGTGGATTTGCTACAGTTTACAAG GGTCAGTTGCCCAATGGACTTGTGGTTGCCATCAAAAGACTCGATGAATGTGCAGTAAACTTTGATTTCAACAATGAATTGCAGCTTGCAAGGGTTCAGCACAATAATCTGGTTAAGTTACTGGGTTGGTGCATCCATGGGAAAGAAAGGATTCTGGTGTATGAGTTTGCGGACAGGGGTAGCTTGCAACATTACATCTTTG acaAAATGAGAAAATCATTGTTAGACTGGCCTCAGCGAGTGAATATAATCAAAGGTGTTGCAGAGGGTCTTGTTTATCTACACAAGCTTTCCATGTTATGGATTGTCCATAGGGATTTGAAACCAGATAACATCCTCTTAGATTATAACATGAACCCAAAGATTTCCGATTTTGGATCATCCAGTTCACTGAGTTCAGAAGTTGCAGAAGAACATACAAGAAGGGTTGTGGGCACTAG TGGTTTCAAAGCTCCGGAGTATGCATCTCGAGGAGTTTATTCAGTGAAGACGGATGTGTTTAGCTTCGGTGTCTTGGTTCTAGTGATCATTAGTGGACGAAAGAATTCCATACTTTATAAGCAGAGGGATGCTATAGGTGATCTTGTACGGGAT GCTTGGCATATGTGGAGGGACGGAAGGTTGCATGAGCTTGTAGATCCATCATTAGGGAATGTGTATGAACTTGATCAGATAATTCGGTGCACCCAAGTGGCATTGCTCTGCACCCAGGAAGATCCAACAGTTCGGCCCACCATGCCGGATGTCGCCGCAATGCTGAGTTCTGGAAGCGTGATCTTATTAGATGATCCTAAGAAGCCTTCTGAGCTAAGTAATGAAGTCGAAAAAGGTGGTGACGAGACATCTACATGTATGGATCAATCAAGCCAGACAATAGATATAACCATTACAAGTTCAGCTCCAGTGTCAACTAGGGTTCGGATCATTATAGACCAAGAGATAATTTGA
- the LOC4341898 gene encoding cysteine-rich receptor-like protein kinase 44 isoform X2: MAATAEAARHRVVAAAAALRGERNAMESSSLWGVLGQASNVAQLVGVDALGLVSMVAQAALAARRHRDACRRLGQHAELVGGLLRELELAELMRREATRRPLEQLQGALRRCYALATACQEDGGYLHRLLLGARMADELRAAQHEIDMYIRLIPLIALVDSSSNHRDKAMDGAATAIKYSSNRHIRFPARVSGFTEIHVQGDTKLCNAGEQPLVYLQEQKILDIEELVELCTRTEESCPGFSKFDFSQIVHATDNFSENSNIGRGGFATVYKGQLPNGLVVAIKRLDECAVNFDFNNELQLARVQHNNLVKLLGWCIHGKERILVYEFADRGSLQHYIFDKMRKSLLDWPQRVNIIKGVAEGLVYLHKLSMLWIVHRDLKPDNILLDYNMNPKISDFGSSSSLSSEVAEEHTRRVVGTSGFKAPEYASRGVYSVKTDVFSFGVLVLVIISGRKNSILYKQRDAIGDLVRDAWHMWRDGRLHELVDPSLGNVYELDQIIRCTQVALLCTQEDPTVRPTMPDVAAMLSSGSVILLDDPKKPSELSNEVEKGGDETSTCMDQSSQTIDITITSSAPVSTRVRIIIDQEII; this comes from the exons ATGGCGGCAACGGCCGAAGCGGCGAGACATCGGGTAgttgcggccgcggcggcgttgcgcggggAGCGCAACGCCATGGAGAGCAGCAGCCTGTGGGGCGTGCTCGGGCAGGCGTCGAACGTGGCGCAGCTGGTCGGCGTCGACGCGCTCGGGCTGGTCTCCATGGTGGcgcaggcggcgctggcggcgcgccgccaccgGGACGCGTGCCGGCGGCTGGGGCAGCacgcggagctcgtcggcggcctGCTACGGGAGCTGGAGCTCGCCGAGCTGATGCGGCGGGAGGCCACCAGGCGGCCCCTCGAGCAGCTCCAGGGCGCGCTGCGGCGGTGCTACGCGCTCGCCACGGCGTGCCAGGAGGACGGCGGCTACCTCCACCGCCTGCTCCTCGGCGCCCGGATGGCCGACGAGCTCCGCGCCGCGCAGCACGAGATCGACATGTACATCCGCCTCATCCCTCTCATCGCCCTCGTCGACAGCAGCAGCAATCATCGAGACAAG GCTATGGATGGGGCGGCTACTGCAATCAAATACAGTTCAAATCGTCACATCAG GTTTCCAGCAAGAGTTTCGGGGTTCACCGAAATACATGTTCAAGGAGATACTAAACTTTGCAATGCTGGGGAACAACCTTTAG TGTACCTGCAAGAACAGAAAATCCTTGACATCGAAGAACTGGTGGAGCTTTGTACTCGTACAGAAGAGAGCTGCCCAGGATTCTCAAAGTTCGACTTCTCTCAGATTGTGCATGCTACAGATAATTTCTCAGAGAATAGCAATATTGGACGGGGTGGATTTGCTACAGTTTACAAG GGTCAGTTGCCCAATGGACTTGTGGTTGCCATCAAAAGACTCGATGAATGTGCAGTAAACTTTGATTTCAACAATGAATTGCAGCTTGCAAGGGTTCAGCACAATAATCTGGTTAAGTTACTGGGTTGGTGCATCCATGGGAAAGAAAGGATTCTGGTGTATGAGTTTGCGGACAGGGGTAGCTTGCAACATTACATCTTTG acaAAATGAGAAAATCATTGTTAGACTGGCCTCAGCGAGTGAATATAATCAAAGGTGTTGCAGAGGGTCTTGTTTATCTACACAAGCTTTCCATGTTATGGATTGTCCATAGGGATTTGAAACCAGATAACATCCTCTTAGATTATAACATGAACCCAAAGATTTCCGATTTTGGATCATCCAGTTCACTGAGTTCAGAAGTTGCAGAAGAACATACAAGAAGGGTTGTGGGCACTAG TGGTTTCAAAGCTCCGGAGTATGCATCTCGAGGAGTTTATTCAGTGAAGACGGATGTGTTTAGCTTCGGTGTCTTGGTTCTAGTGATCATTAGTGGACGAAAGAATTCCATACTTTATAAGCAGAGGGATGCTATAGGTGATCTTGTACGGGAT GCTTGGCATATGTGGAGGGACGGAAGGTTGCATGAGCTTGTAGATCCATCATTAGGGAATGTGTATGAACTTGATCAGATAATTCGGTGCACCCAAGTGGCATTGCTCTGCACCCAGGAAGATCCAACAGTTCGGCCCACCATGCCGGATGTCGCCGCAATGCTGAGTTCTGGAAGCGTGATCTTATTAGATGATCCTAAGAAGCCTTCTGAGCTAAGTAATGAAGTCGAAAAAGGTGGTGACGAGACATCTACATGTATGGATCAATCAAGCCAGACAATAGATATAACCATTACAAGTTCAGCTCCAGTGTCAACTAGGGTTCGGATCATTATAGACCAAGAGATAATTTGA
- the LOC4341898 gene encoding putative cysteine-rich receptor-like protein kinase 31 isoform X4 produces MAATAEAARHRVVAAAAALRGERNAMESSSLWGVLGQASNVAQLVGVDALGLVSMVAQAALAARRHRDACRRLGQHAELVGGLLRELELAELMRREATRRPLEQLQGALRRCYALATACQEDGGYLHRLLLGARMADELRAAQHEIDMYIRLIPLIALVDSSSNHRDKAMDGAATAIKYSSNRHIRFPARVSGFTEIHVQGDTKLCNAGEQPLVYLQEQKILDIEELVELCTRTEESCPGFSKFDFSQIVHATDNFSENSNIGRGGFATVYKGQLPNGLVVAIKRLDECAVNFDFNNELQLARVQHNNLVKLLGWCIHGKERILVYEFADRGSLQHYIFDKMRKSLLDWPQRVNIIKGVAEGLVYLHKLSMLWIVHRDLKPDNILLDYNMNPKISDFGSSSSLSSEVAEEHTRRVVGTSGFKAPEYASRGVYSVKTDVFSFGVLVLVIISGRKNSILYKQRDAIGDLVRDVSEHSLFLCS; encoded by the exons ATGGCGGCAACGGCCGAAGCGGCGAGACATCGGGTAgttgcggccgcggcggcgttgcgcggggAGCGCAACGCCATGGAGAGCAGCAGCCTGTGGGGCGTGCTCGGGCAGGCGTCGAACGTGGCGCAGCTGGTCGGCGTCGACGCGCTCGGGCTGGTCTCCATGGTGGcgcaggcggcgctggcggcgcgccgccaccgGGACGCGTGCCGGCGGCTGGGGCAGCacgcggagctcgtcggcggcctGCTACGGGAGCTGGAGCTCGCCGAGCTGATGCGGCGGGAGGCCACCAGGCGGCCCCTCGAGCAGCTCCAGGGCGCGCTGCGGCGGTGCTACGCGCTCGCCACGGCGTGCCAGGAGGACGGCGGCTACCTCCACCGCCTGCTCCTCGGCGCCCGGATGGCCGACGAGCTCCGCGCCGCGCAGCACGAGATCGACATGTACATCCGCCTCATCCCTCTCATCGCCCTCGTCGACAGCAGCAGCAATCATCGAGACAAG GCTATGGATGGGGCGGCTACTGCAATCAAATACAGTTCAAATCGTCACATCAG GTTTCCAGCAAGAGTTTCGGGGTTCACCGAAATACATGTTCAAGGAGATACTAAACTTTGCAATGCTGGGGAACAACCTTTAG TGTACCTGCAAGAACAGAAAATCCTTGACATCGAAGAACTGGTGGAGCTTTGTACTCGTACAGAAGAGAGCTGCCCAGGATTCTCAAAGTTCGACTTCTCTCAGATTGTGCATGCTACAGATAATTTCTCAGAGAATAGCAATATTGGACGGGGTGGATTTGCTACAGTTTACAAG GGTCAGTTGCCCAATGGACTTGTGGTTGCCATCAAAAGACTCGATGAATGTGCAGTAAACTTTGATTTCAACAATGAATTGCAGCTTGCAAGGGTTCAGCACAATAATCTGGTTAAGTTACTGGGTTGGTGCATCCATGGGAAAGAAAGGATTCTGGTGTATGAGTTTGCGGACAGGGGTAGCTTGCAACATTACATCTTTG acaAAATGAGAAAATCATTGTTAGACTGGCCTCAGCGAGTGAATATAATCAAAGGTGTTGCAGAGGGTCTTGTTTATCTACACAAGCTTTCCATGTTATGGATTGTCCATAGGGATTTGAAACCAGATAACATCCTCTTAGATTATAACATGAACCCAAAGATTTCCGATTTTGGATCATCCAGTTCACTGAGTTCAGAAGTTGCAGAAGAACATACAAGAAGGGTTGTGGGCACTAG TGGTTTCAAAGCTCCGGAGTATGCATCTCGAGGAGTTTATTCAGTGAAGACGGATGTGTTTAGCTTCGGTGTCTTGGTTCTAGTGATCATTAGTGGACGAAAGAATTCCATACTTTATAAGCAGAGGGATGCTATAGGTGATCTTGTACGGGATGTAAGCGAACACTCATTATTTTTATGTTCCTGA
- the LOC4341898 gene encoding putative cysteine-rich receptor-like protein kinase 23 isoform X3, whose amino-acid sequence MAATAEAARHRVVAAAAALRGERNAMESSSLWGVLGQASNVAQLVGVDALGLVSMVAQAALAARRHRDACRRLGQHAELVGGLLRELELAELMRREATRRPLEQLQGALRRCYALATACQEDGGYLHRLLLGARMADELRAAQHEIDMYIRLIPLIALVDSSSNHRDKAMDGAATAIKYSSNRHIRFPARVSGFTEIHVQGDTKLCNAGEQPLGTVYLQEQKILDIEELVELCTRTEESCPGFSKFDFSQIVHATDNFSENSNIGRGGFATVYKGQLPNGLVVAIKRLDECAVNFDFNNELQLARVQHNNLVKLLGWCIHGKERILVYEFADRGSLQHYIFDKMRKSLLDWPQRVNIIKGVAEGLVYLHKLSMLWIVHRDLKPDNILLDYNMNPKISDFGSSSSLSSEVAEEHTRRVVGTSGFKAPEYASRGVYSVKTDVFSFGVLVLVIISGRKNSILYKQRDAIGDLVRDVSEHSLFLCS is encoded by the exons ATGGCGGCAACGGCCGAAGCGGCGAGACATCGGGTAgttgcggccgcggcggcgttgcgcggggAGCGCAACGCCATGGAGAGCAGCAGCCTGTGGGGCGTGCTCGGGCAGGCGTCGAACGTGGCGCAGCTGGTCGGCGTCGACGCGCTCGGGCTGGTCTCCATGGTGGcgcaggcggcgctggcggcgcgccgccaccgGGACGCGTGCCGGCGGCTGGGGCAGCacgcggagctcgtcggcggcctGCTACGGGAGCTGGAGCTCGCCGAGCTGATGCGGCGGGAGGCCACCAGGCGGCCCCTCGAGCAGCTCCAGGGCGCGCTGCGGCGGTGCTACGCGCTCGCCACGGCGTGCCAGGAGGACGGCGGCTACCTCCACCGCCTGCTCCTCGGCGCCCGGATGGCCGACGAGCTCCGCGCCGCGCAGCACGAGATCGACATGTACATCCGCCTCATCCCTCTCATCGCCCTCGTCGACAGCAGCAGCAATCATCGAGACAAG GCTATGGATGGGGCGGCTACTGCAATCAAATACAGTTCAAATCGTCACATCAG GTTTCCAGCAAGAGTTTCGGGGTTCACCGAAATACATGTTCAAGGAGATACTAAACTTTGCAATGCTGGGGAACAACCTTTAG GAACAGTGTACCTGCAAGAACAGAAAATCCTTGACATCGAAGAACTGGTGGAGCTTTGTACTCGTACAGAAGAGAGCTGCCCAGGATTCTCAAAGTTCGACTTCTCTCAGATTGTGCATGCTACAGATAATTTCTCAGAGAATAGCAATATTGGACGGGGTGGATTTGCTACAGTTTACAAG GGTCAGTTGCCCAATGGACTTGTGGTTGCCATCAAAAGACTCGATGAATGTGCAGTAAACTTTGATTTCAACAATGAATTGCAGCTTGCAAGGGTTCAGCACAATAATCTGGTTAAGTTACTGGGTTGGTGCATCCATGGGAAAGAAAGGATTCTGGTGTATGAGTTTGCGGACAGGGGTAGCTTGCAACATTACATCTTTG acaAAATGAGAAAATCATTGTTAGACTGGCCTCAGCGAGTGAATATAATCAAAGGTGTTGCAGAGGGTCTTGTTTATCTACACAAGCTTTCCATGTTATGGATTGTCCATAGGGATTTGAAACCAGATAACATCCTCTTAGATTATAACATGAACCCAAAGATTTCCGATTTTGGATCATCCAGTTCACTGAGTTCAGAAGTTGCAGAAGAACATACAAGAAGGGTTGTGGGCACTAG TGGTTTCAAAGCTCCGGAGTATGCATCTCGAGGAGTTTATTCAGTGAAGACGGATGTGTTTAGCTTCGGTGTCTTGGTTCTAGTGATCATTAGTGGACGAAAGAATTCCATACTTTATAAGCAGAGGGATGCTATAGGTGATCTTGTACGGGATGTAAGCGAACACTCATTATTTTTATGTTCCTGA